TGTATTACTTTTGCTTTAAATTGCTCCCCAAACTGGATTTTCCAACTCGAACTCCATAGCACCTTGTTCTGTGGTTCCATGTATGTCTCCAAAGGGTTAACAGGGgtcttttattcctttgtgtgggtgggggctgggggtggggggggagagcagggagagggagggggagataGGAACTTGATATGTCAACCCTAGCCACTTTTATGTTTATCAAATAGCCATTgagaatatttatattacattagcATCAATCACTTTCAAAAATACTTATTCACTAGCAAATTATCAATAATTTAGATTTAACCAAGTTATTGGTAACTCCTTATCACCACGTTTACCTTCTGCTTTCTGGAGATGTCCATATTGATTCGATTTTTGCTTCTGTGGattatttgtaattaaaaaaatacaaagtatacTTTCTGAATCCTTACGTATCAGAACTCGTCTTTTGCTTCAACACCTGGTTGATAACTTCCACACCTGGCTCCACTGACTTCTTTCAGTGTTTCAGGTAAGTCTCATTCTCTTTCAAATTGTAGGTCTCTGGGatctgtgtattttttctttttatccgtCTAATTCAGAGCTTAATGAGCCTTTGAAGTTCAAAGGAGGATTAGAATCTTCAATGGCTCCCTAGTTTTGGTCCATTGTAGGGAAAGCATTTAGTGATGATGTACTTGTGAAGAGACAGTACACGTGTAGCATCTCTTCACACTGATGCAGAAAACCAGAACAAAAGGAAGTTTACACACTCTTCAGGATGATTACACACTCTTCAGGGTATAAAACAAACTTTTCCATAGAACAGAGATACCCcatgtcaaaattattttattaatttattaatttctagtgTCAAATTTTgaaaaggctttttaaaagtCTCCTAAATCTTAAAATGGCTGAGTCTTTCAGGGAAGCACTGTTTGTCATGCATCCAACAAATACTTGATTATCTGCCCTGTGCTTGGAACTATGTGGATAGGGTTTTACCCTCAAGtactagaaaaaatattattctgagaTGATCTAATCAACTGTATGTGGATAGGGCTTTGCCCTCAGGTActagaaaatatattattctgaGATGATCTAATCAACTGTAATATATGTTTAGAGGGAAAATAAATTACTGTTCAGTGAATGAGACCAGAAGGCTTTGTGGAAGAGAGATAATTAAAAAAGGGTTGGAGGATGGATAATGGGTAAGATTTTGGCACGTGGAATTCTCGTGCAGGAGGAGAAATCCCGCATTCCAGGGATGGTGGACAACTGGAGGTGAAGGGACAGATAAGCACAGGCTCCAGTATAAGGAACAGTGAGTAACTCCATAAGATAATGATGGAAAAAGGCAGAGGAGGAAATGGGCAGGTACTATTAAGGATGGAGGAACATTTTCAGGGTCACTGACTAACTCAATAAAGCTAGCATATAGgaataaatatggacatatcctataaaagaatttatgacaaaatacaaaagtagcactttaccactgcaaaaaaaaaaatttaactcagAAAGCTGGGGATGAGTTGAACTTACTGGCTGGAAGTTATTAGACAATATGGTCTTCAAGACACTTACAGGGTTTATATTTGTTACAGCCACTGATCACCATTAATTCTGGGGTGGGAAAAGCTGACAtaacttaaaaatctttaaataggGCATCATGGCTTAGGTTATTAACTTCCTTACACAATGAACATTCCTAGGTCATGAGAATCTGTTTATAGGAACCTGCTTAAAAATATCAGGTGTGTGTGAATCCTAATAACAGAtcaattatttttagaaacagcagTTTACTAACATTATTCCGGTAAGACTACTAGTTGCACTAGCAACACTTTGAAAGGAGCCTCAAGAAATTATTAAAGTTCTCTAATGACAAATAGAATAAACCAAAAGTATACCTTTCCAATAATTCTAATACCATAAAGCAGAAAACCTTATGTGAGGGGCCTTTATTCTTCCCACTCTCATTCTCTCAAAACCCTAAGACCTTGACTCAGGTGTTATTTCAAAGGGACTATctgcctgtttaaaaaaaagattcaaatttatagaattttccacttgtgcaTTTATAATACACATTGGTTTACATTTAAAGTATCTATCTATTGAGTAACGCAGTTAGCCTGTTTACataaaaaaattgttcattttcaTCTGCAATAATGGCAGCCAAAGACTACAGTAAAGAAGATATTCTGTGCATTCCTTCATGGATACAGTCTCCATCAAGCACCGTGCTCTTTTCCCactccttttctcaagcagaaagaACCTGGGAATTTATGTGCTACGCTGTTAACAGTGTATCAGGGAGaaaagtgttttcattttctttaaggtAAAACTAGCTCCTCCAAAGAATGGCAGACatattctgaaaaaggcaaaagggCACAAGTGTTTTCCTTCTGTGAAGTCCTTGAACGatttcatatgaatttaaaacatatttagtgTTAATTCTAATAATACAGAAATACTGCATTAATTTGCAGAAATTAAACAagtgaaaagaggaaggaattgccacactggaattatgttcattttctttacCCCTCTGAAAATAGGAAAGTCAAAAAGGTAAAGGAAGAATTTTTCCTATTATACTGAAAGAGGTGCTATGAGATACATAACAAATTATTTCTACGGTTGGTTCCTGGAAAGGTATTAACTGAATTTTTAGAATTAACACCTGTCTCGGAAGCTGTGTTGCTGACCATTTAGCAGATGAGTTTTAGCTGAAATATGTGTGTGATTGCCATTTTGGTCCACACAAGTTGTCAAGGGAGCTTTCTTCAGCAAAATTTTAGGCAAACAGCCCAAAGGGAACTCTGAAAGAATAATTTTAGTACTGAcaaacaataaatgttaaataaatgctaAATACCAATTTTATCTCCCAGAAACAAGCAACTAATATCCTTTTTTGAATTCTAAACTCATCTGGATTCAAGTTTTGATGCATcaccttttgacttttttaacttaaaatttctaTCCTTCCTCTAAAGatacaaaagttttaaaacaaaccaaaaacctagATTTTACATTTCAACAATATTGTCCTAGACCCAGCTATTAGACTATTAATCAAACGAGAAAATACttataatttgaagaaaaaatgtgaTAGCAAATAGAAAAGTATCATCTATTAAAATTTCAGGAAGATCTACATTATCTAAAGCCattctataattttattcatatattttgtggAATTCACATATCTTATTCTTACAGCAAACATAACACTGTAGGCCACAAGAAGCTGCAGTACTATTGTTTAATTAGCagcaaattaatattttaaatctggTATATGGACAATAAATAGTCTGCTTCTTTGGATGTGAATGTTTAAAATGTAGTATCACTGCAGCTTCATAATGTGATTGCTATTTTACAGAgcttatacacacacaaaaaatatgatctttgtctatattttatacaaatacaaCAGTAGTTTGTGAATACATTTTAAGTACATGATATACATGATAAGCCACTTGATTTCCCAATATTACAGAATAGCAattttaaatgcaataaaaatatacaaaattcgGCCTGgaatgcagatttttttcttttctattttgactCAAAACTTTATCATTAGAACATTTTTAGAGTACTAGTCCACTTTTTCATTAGCTAAAAATACAATTTCAGCAGTCCAGCTTATGTTCAGGTATGATGCAATCCGTTTCCTAATGGATTCCCAGTTTTTGTTAAATTCAAAGGGCTGTTAGTAACATACAGCATGTTCTTCACTCCACACCCTATTATAAAGCCCACTTTCCATTCTGAGTTACAGTCACCTTGTGGACAAAAGCTGGGTTTGTTCTGGTAACATTTGCATGTCCGAGATCTCCTTTTGCAAGTGCACATGAATACATTGTGGTGGTGTAAAAGTTTGTTAATGACAAATTAAGTcacagtataaaaatatattgtacacTTTTACACCTAATGTAGTCCTTTTTCTATGGATAAAAAAATACGACTGAATGAGACAGAGAAGTTTGTAGCACCATGAGGAGTTGTAGCCCAAGTTACATTAGCAGCATGATCCAACATAATATTGAAGGAGTGTTTCTGAGAAGATAAACATTCATTCTGGTTCATCTGTACCACTGAAGCTTATATAATGAAGTGTTTTATACATTAGCAATAGTTCTGTGTCATTTCTAGGCTAGATAACATCAAAAGACACTGCCTTCCATCCTCAGAGGGTTGACAACATCATAGAAAGGCCCTAAGTGCAATCTGAGTGTGCCTTCACCAATGCTGGTTGCATGATCTTCTTTTCTATGATCCCAAAGGAGCTCCGTATGGGTTTTTAGCACAAAACTACACAACTTATGTAGATCTATGTGATCACAACAGACTATCTGTGTTGTAGACATGGCTGCTGACACAGTGTgagaaaaacaagacaaattCAACTTAGGCACACATTTACCAGAACTAACAGCCAGCCATTGCTAATGACGAatactaaacatttaaaagatCTCCTCCAATGTCACATGGATCTCAGTAGGCTAGAAGCAACTTGGGTGAACTGGTATTTTTTAACTTACGTACTGGGAAGACAGTGTGCTTTGAGACATGTAAACCTTGTAAAAAAATAAACCATTGTAAAACCTTATGAAAAGACACACACTGATTCTGTGCAATATAGCAAATTGATAAGAAAACACTGTAAAAATGTACCTGTTTAAAATACCATCTACCATTTTTGTACACAAAGCATTATATATCAAAGGCCTACATATATATCATCTAATGGCACTTGAATTATAATAAGTcttaaaataaaaggcataacCTATAAGAAAGTTTCTGTAAAGGTTTAGATTCATTTTGAAAGTGCTATATCTTGTAATATGTGTAGTATAGAGGTTGACCaagctctatttttaaaaaaaatattggccTATAATATGTGTATTGCTCACTAGATGAACGATCCTGAAAATATGTACTCTTTAACATTCATTATTAGCTTAATAAAGCAATCGGCTCTGGCTCATGTTTCAGTCAgtatatggtttttaaaaaccgCTACTGTCCAAATTAACACAATATATCACTATATTCCACAAAtgactaagaaaaataaagcacaagcaacaaataGGCAAAAATACACAGCTTGAAAGAAacactaaatgaaataaaaaagttgCACACAGAGTGATGCATAATCAGCCAGGAcaattgaagttttaaaaaactgaacttggtaataggattttaaaatgaaagttttaacaGTGATCGATAACTATAAAGGTACTTGTATACATCAATGGATAGCATTGCTTACAGTGCCAAGATCCTTCCACACTCATACTTCCGTGTTTGGTGACCTAATTTGTACATACATGTGGAAGTGAAACTGAATGAGGTTCAATATCTTGTCTGAGGCCCAAATTCGAAACTacttttatttaatgttaatcccttttttttttttttttttttttttttaaccaagctAAGGCACTACCAGAAATTTCAAGGATAATGATTCTGGCCACTAGAGAATGAAAACAGCATTGgcaatacttatttttaatcatATCTAGTTGACATAGAAACAAACAAtctttttctaggaaaaaaaaagccaattctgTGTTACATCCTTGTTAGAACATTGTGCAATTCAAATAAGCGAGTCTGCCTCATCTTTAATAGAAATTCTCTCAAAAAGGGTTTAGTGACCACTAGagtcaattttaaaaacaaattagctgaaTTCCCTCTTACTCTGAAGTGTTATTTCAAGTCTGGGGGCGGGAACAGGCAAAGAGGTGTACACATGAAAATTAAGACTCCAAAATTTTAACACTGGTGCCCTGAAGATGTGCCTCCATGTATTTGAATTTCATGCAGGGCAAGAtttaagtatgtgtgtgtgtgtgtgtatatatatatatacacacacacacatacacatacatacatatatggcgCTATTCCCCATTTCCAAAATGCTTTACTTAATAAATCCTGGTACTCCCTTTTTTAAATTAGCAGTGAATACAGCCTACTAAGGCCAATGTCTCAGTTCACTAATTTGATGACTTCTTAAGTACATTTTAAACAGAATAAAGTAGTGCTTCCACACTTGCTATTTgtgatttctatttaaaaataggttttctATTTGTGCTCTGTcaccaatttttttccttttacatggTGATTAAAGCAATATTGAACACTAATCATTCAACTAAAGATTTAGGTAAGCAATCTGTTTCATAGAAACTAAAGGAAGCAGTAATGAAGCAGAGCGAAAAGCCTACTTTCAGAAAAAATATTCTCCTAATCAAAAGCTAGGAGcagtttgaaaaatttaaaaatgtacttccttattaacatatataattttaatgcctttggaacacacttttttaataaatgtaatttttcataataaaatttaaatacataagtATAAAAACTACTGCTccaaggattaaaaaaatataggAGCATGATAAAATATCAGGAGCCAAAGCTCCTTCAGAGAGCAACTTTGATTCTATGAAGTGcggtatgtgtgcgtgtgtgtgtgtgtgtgtgtgtgtattatatatatatattgaagcCCCCATTTACATTATTACAATTTACATTTCTCCACAAATTATACTActcccaaatattttaaataatgtattatattcaGTAATCTGCACTCATTTTTAGAAATTCTTGGTAAACATTGCAATCTGCAGTGATAACTGGCCctacaaaaaggaaagaagtttccATATAGGGCTAATGAGtgctcagaaatatttttctttctgtttttttttaaagagatatatACTCTTCTAAAAACCTCCCACCCTTGCCCCCATCCCCAATGGAAAGGGTCCTAAAATAAGGTGTTAACAAGTGCTTAATAGATATGTTTCTTAGGTTAATGTCCCAACTGACccttagaaaaatatattaattagacCTTTAAGAAGATTATGTTGGTTGTCTAATGTGAGGAAAAGCCTATAATTATTCAGTGAATATAATACATTCTCAAttgttattttcatgttaacCAAGATAGGTTTGTTTTACTTTACTTTGTTACCCTCTACAAACTCAACTTATTTGCAATACTCCTATCATTTCCCAGAGATGCATGAAAGTGGgattttactgtatatatttctAGTCACTTAAAACTTTGTGGTAGTTCCTCAGGTAGTTTTCTAATGCATTTAACTTCAAATTCTCCATCCAAAATATTGCAAGGAAAGATGGATTCACATTGAATCAGAAAGATAACATGGGAGTAggactgttgtttttgttttctgcttttgattcttaagggaaagaaaaacatATCAAATTCAGCAAGAAATGATATAAGCGATATGCTTTTACTTTACTTCTAAAAAGTCCAGTTTTTAACCCTGGCTACAGGGGCCATGATCCCTACACAAGTTCCCAAATGTAACCATGTGCTTCACGTCTATCTTCCTGCTTAGAAGTCTGTCACCCACAGAGGCCGAGTCAATCCACTGTGGGATAAACACACCTCATGGCTGCAGTTCCACAATGGCTCTAGATTATGGACTAACCGTGGaccaacaatgaaaataaattgctGGCTGCACTTGACCCACCCCTTGGATGTGAAAGGTGGAAAAGACTAAAGAGATCTACCTATATATCGACTCTGAAGACCCCAATGCCATacactattactattattaaatgaaaagataGCATGTTAAGAAGGATGAAACACGACAAAATATCCTGTGTACTAATTTAGGGCCAACTATTAAGTGACACGAAATGCCATGTCACCTAACAGAGTCTCTTTTTGCTATAAATACTGATGCTTTGTGTTTAGGGTTTGTTTTCCTTAAAGGCTCATAATAAAGATGGCAAATATTTTAGCCAGACAACAGGGAGTCTTCAGAATATACTGATCTGAAATTATGGTGTATCTaacaaacatttgttatcttCCGAAACTGGACTCTTAATTCATTTGAAGCACTTGATTATTAATCCATTTAGAAGCTagtaagaaaatttaaacccttgAGTTATTCACAAACTTTTTATACAATTTACATTCTATTGCTAAATTTTTTAATGAGCCAGATGTCAAAAGGTAGAGCCACTGTTATTAGACAAAAACGAAAATTTTAAGATCTAAAAGTAATTTGAAAATGGGATTTGTAAAAGTTTACTACTAATAATGGCTTtcctatatggaaaaaaaaaaagtcttaaaatgtGACAATTGGCAGTGAATCAGGACAAAATACCCAGGTAAACTTAACTGAACACAAATGGTTCCAAAGCTCAGTTTAAAAGCTAGTTTCTATTTTATACTGGCTTAATGAAAATTTGTATTATACAAAAGCAGAAATTTTTATACTGTTTTAAAGTAggcactaaaataaaaatggtcatCTAGGGCACAGCTACACATACATTTCTGTAATGAATCCATGTCCCAGAATCCTACTGAAAAGCTTGATGGAAACGTGGGAGGGTGGTACTTGTGCTTAAACTGCTGGTGAAAGCTGCTGACAGTGAGTGCAGAGACCCAAGCCCTATAGTGTTTGCAGGATCCTGAAGATCCTGTGTTTGTGGGGGGAGCTGGGAAACAGAAGAATGTGCTTCTTCCTGGGAATAGCTCATTCCAAGGCTCCCCACTGATAGAGGATTATAGGGAGGACCATTTAAAGGTATGAAATTAAACAACTGAGAAAAATCCAATGCTGGTGTGTTTAGGGGGTCACTGATGGAGATAGAGCTTTTGGATAGGGAGAGGTCTCCTGCACCATCATCTAGGGACCCAATCTGAGGATCCAACCCTAGCTTAGATGATGACGATGCCTGAGAATCTTGGGATGAAGAGGGCACGCCACCTTGTAACTCCATCAGGTAACTCTCAATTTCCCCCTTTAATGGCTGTTCTTTTTCAGGAATAGAAATTGCATATGAGGTAGAACTGAACGGATATTTGAAAGAAAGGTGGTGAGAGGGATGAACAGTGTCCATATCTATTGGGCATGTCATTCCCAAAGGTAAAGTTGTGATCATTTGGTGGGCAGATCCCGAGCTCTGCATGGACTGAAATGGAGTGTTGTAGAGGTTTAACTGCAAAGTGTTTGTGAATGGCTTTGATAACAGTTCACTGGAAGGTAAGGACATCACCGGAAGGAGCTCGTCTTTTATAGGCACAGACACATTGCAGGTAAATGGGTCAAGGAAATCCACTGGTTCTGTTTTGACCTTCAGAAGCTCTTGATTGTGACTCTTCTTCATATGTCGAGTCAGGTGATCCTTTCGCCCAAATCTCTGTGCACAATACTGACAGAGGAAGTCCTTTCTtccagtgtgcaccaccatgtgtCTCCGGACATCCTTTCGGGTGTAGAACCGGCGATCACAATGTTCGCACtggtgctttttttctttaaccccACCAGACGACTTGCCTGCATGAGATTTAAGGTGCTCCAGAAGCACTCCTGTGCTTTCAAAAGTTTGCAAACATACCTTACAGGTGAGGTCACCACTTGTTGCGGCATGCAAGGCCAAGTGACGTTTAAATCCAAGCTTGGTATTGTAGTTCTTGCCACATTCTTCGCACTTAAACGTCTCTTTGTTAGGGTCGTGTGTATGGAGGTGATTCTTCAGATGATCTTTCCGGTGAAACATTTTCTCACAATAATTACACTTGTGGGTTTTCTCAGGAGAATGAGTAGCCATGTGCCTTTAAACACAGATATAATCTATAAGTAGTTATTATGACAAAAATGGCATGTATTCACTTTTCAAATGGAAGCTAAACTACTATGCTAACACAGAATTCCCTTAGTAATGGAAACTGTTTAACTTAATATATACCACAAGGATAGTTAATATACCTAATTACTGCAAAACTTGAGCCATTTAAGTTGCCACTTTAGTTTTTGCTGGTTTCCAGCTATCATTACAAAAGCAAATGAGCAAGACTGAATATACTCACGTAAACGTCCTTaccctttcttttcttgttgtaatttctttctacaaatggaaattctactcattaagcattttattttaaaaagtccaaaGACACTAACACATAAAAGTATGTGATTTAGAATACTAAAAACTAAACCAATGTCTAATCTACTTAACATTTCCTCTTTGCAAATTAGCTGAAAAATGTGTATACAAATACATACGTTTACAATGGCTTCAAACAGCcaacataagagaaaatataatcTGAAAGACAAATAGAGTTTAATACCTTTGTAATTTGTACTTAGAAACAAAGGCCTTGGTGCAGTCTTGTTGTATGCACTTGTAGGGCCTCTCTCCTGTGTGAGAGTAGGAGTGAACCTTTAATTTCTCAACACTGTTAAAGGCCTTGTCACACAGTTGGCAAGGAAAGTTTTTTCTTGGTTTGGTTTCACCACGCTTACGTTTCCCTGAAGGGACTTTCTGGGTATCTCTTACTTCTGACAAATCACCAGGAATGACAGTGGCCATCGCAGCCTAAACCAGGCCTTCTTGTTGGACACTTGGGAACTGCCCAACTCCACTAAATGATATAGCTTTAGGTGGCTTCTCAAGTTTCATGTGGTcgtaaaagaaagcaaaaagggactggaaaaaaaaataagaaacaactaGTTTGTAActaaactcaatttttaaaaattttatttgctaTGTGATGcttttgaattaaaaaagaaaccaataaaatGGATTCAGCTGGTCTAATGTAATATCATCACATTACATTAGAAACCCCATAGGTTTCTTTATATTTGTCAAAATACATAGAAATGCATTGCTCAGAATGAACAGTTCATACATACCCTGAAATTCCACTTGACACATGTTTTACTTAGGCATAGCAGTAGTGATTTCAGGAACTCTCACGAAGAATCAAAACATGACTCTAAAAAGTGGCATTATTAAGCTTCAATTTTTACAAAAGATCAGAGAACATAAAATCTGACTAAAAACGTTTCAGCAAATATTTCAGTCTCTAAAAATCAGTTTGATTTGTGCATGTCAGCTCTAGTCAGACTGCATTATAGGAAAACAGAGATAAGCAACTGAAAACTCTTTTAGGCACCTTGTGAACCACTGAGTCTGTGGAAGAGGTACTTCACGGAGAGACACTAGAGGCCTGAAAGAGTTGAATGCACCACCCGAAGTGATGCATTATACCAGTGTCATCATACTCTGAGGGATTCCTGAGTCAAGAGTAGAAATGATTCATCTTCCTAACAAATACAAATTCTTCAAATAGTAAaaccttttgatgttttattaggTGAAGAGCATGGCTCTTTGTCATTTTGGGAGAAAGACATGGTTAATGTAATTTTCCTCATCATTtttcacatcacaaaaattttagCTACACTGAGGTTAGTAGGTAAACGAGTCAGCAGGCATCCCCGAGAGCTGAGGGCACTGGCCTTTGGACACACCTGCAACCTGTGTGCAGCAGACCTGTGTGGACTTCTGACATGGCACACAACACATCATCAAAGAGGTGTTTAAGGTTGGTAAAAAGGTGTGTCAAGAGTTTCAATGTGTTATTGGTGctgcaaaaaagaatgaaatgtacATATTGTACAGCAAGGAGtatatctttttaaacaaaaaatttaaaaatgaattaaaacctttaaaaattcattgacaaaacatagtaaatattatCGACTCTGTTTCTAGGGTAAGAAAACCAACTCCTCAAAGTTCCAATTCCTCAACGTTTATAAAGGCTAGTTGAGTGatgtacttattttcttttgagacagagtctcactctgtcacccaggctggagtgcagtggggcaatcatggctcactgcagccttgacttccctgggctcaagctatcttcaagtgcctcagcctcccgagtagctgggactgcaggtacatgccattatgcctggctaattatttgttatcttttgtagacacagggtctcaatatgttgcccaggctggtcttgaactccagggctcaagcagtcctccagtctcagcctctcaacacgctgggattataggcgtgagccgccacacctggcctgtgatGTACTTTTAAAAGACCATAGAAATAATACCTGCAACCTCTTTTAAAACCAACTTCCTTATATCACCTGTGTTTTGGCACCAGACTGACACTGACACTTGCTGTCCCAAGCTACTACCAAGTTACTATTAGACTAACTTTCACGGATTCCAGTTATACTTTCGCAGGAGCTCTAAATACctacatttttgtaaaattaactcTATGTTACAATAGGTCtaactttattttaatgtaaaggcTGTTTCTAAACAGGCAAAATACGGCAATTATCCACTCACTTTATTAACATAGTAAGGCATATGGGTAAGTTCATCAGTACTTGCTTCAGGTGTCTTTCTTTATTAGGTAGATACAGGCAAGGCCTTTGTGCTATTCAAACGGTCTAAAAATCCGCCTTGCTGTTTAAAAGTGACATTAACACAATGCAACTGACATTACCAATGGTAACatatgttctttttgttttagattttctgGATCTCAAGGACTTCTTGCTCTATTTCTGTTATATTCTCATTCAAAAGCTAGCTCCTCTGCTTCCctcggaaatatctaaacagctactCTGCTGTGACCAGTAATGACACTATAAACTGGTATAAAGCATTCTACCAAGGCAGGAAACaaaccttaattttcattatttgattTCCTAACCTGATACTTTTATGCACCTATTTGGAACATCGTGGGAAACAAATTGAACATTTCCCAATTGCAGAATCTACACGGAATGCAAGTATCTAAATCCCTGTATATAACTAATATCTGAAAATACTTCAAAGACTGGTCATATTTGCCATTGTGTTATAAAATCCAACCATAATGGGCAAAGAATTCCAGTTAAGAAAAACAACttctaagttatttaaaaaaattattagaagtgCACCAATATGCAATATACAAACATTTGATTGTTACTAAAATTGGTGATAATCAATATGGAGTAACAAATGAATTCTGTTATCTTTGGATGTACATACTGAGCAATGAAGATTGCACTGATTTCAAATATTACACTTTTCTAAGACCAGCTGAAATTTTTTCATGGCTGataatacctttttattttagtatattaCAAAACTCAAATTAATTATCATAGGTGCATTTCAAACTATAGGATAAGGTTGTGAGCTCAAAATCTAATAAAAGACCACATTCATAATATGCATATCAGTCAAATACTTTAAAGGTGCATGCACATAATTATAGTGATTTTTAGTTCAATGCATACCTGATTACTGATGGAAAAAGCCTCAGACTTTGATCTTAGCCAGTCCCATTGACTCTTCGTGGAAGAGAGTGGAATCCAATCCTTCCCATTTTGGCCAATCtatgaaaaaaaagtgaaaatggacTATCCTCTAAATGGAACCGGTATGTAAATGATGGAAAATACAGGATAAAAGAATTGCAGTTTCATGGCACATGCTTACATTCCATACTCTGCTTACGAGTCATGCATTAATTTTCACCAACTACATATGTTTATTAGGTCTAAGCACATTTACGTGaccaaataaatgcataaataaaaagtattaccTAGATAAATAGCAATTTGTGATGCTGAATGACTCCCCACttctttcccaaatttatttatttctaaaatctgACTTACCTACTGAAATGGATATTAGGGCTACTGTTTATAAACCAAATGATCAAAATTTTATTAAGTTTATTAATATTATGGAAGTGACAATCTTAGGCCCCTTTCGGA
This genomic stretch from Pan paniscus chromosome 7, NHGRI_mPanPan1-v2.0_pri, whole genome shotgun sequence harbors:
- the PLAG1 gene encoding zinc finger protein PLAG1 isoform X2; protein product: MATHSPEKTHKCNYCEKMFHRKDHLKNHLHTHDPNKETFKCEECGKNYNTKLGFKRHLALHAATSGDLTCKVCLQTFESTGVLLEHLKSHAGKSSGGVKEKKHQCEHCDRRFYTRKDVRRHMVVHTGRKDFLCQYCAQRFGRKDHLTRHMKKSHNQELLKVKTEPVDFLDPFTCNVSVPIKDELLPVMSLPSSELLSKPFTNTLQLNLYNTPFQSMQSSGSAHQMITTLPLGMTCPIDMDTVHPSHHLSFKYPFSSTSYAISIPEKEQPLKGEIESYLMELQGGVPSSSQDSQASSSSKLGLDPQIGSLDDGAGDLSLSKSSISISDPLNTPALDFSQLFNFIPLNGPPYNPLSVGSLGMSYSQEEAHSSVSQLPPQTQDLQDPANTIGLGSLHSLSAAFTSSLSTSTTLPRFHQAFQ
- the PLAG1 gene encoding zinc finger protein PLAG1 isoform X1; this translates as MATVIPGDLSEVRDTQKVPSGKRKRGETKPRKNFPCQLCDKAFNSVEKLKVHSYSHTGERPYKCIQQDCTKAFVSKYKLQRHMATHSPEKTHKCNYCEKMFHRKDHLKNHLHTHDPNKETFKCEECGKNYNTKLGFKRHLALHAATSGDLTCKVCLQTFESTGVLLEHLKSHAGKSSGGVKEKKHQCEHCDRRFYTRKDVRRHMVVHTGRKDFLCQYCAQRFGRKDHLTRHMKKSHNQELLKVKTEPVDFLDPFTCNVSVPIKDELLPVMSLPSSELLSKPFTNTLQLNLYNTPFQSMQSSGSAHQMITTLPLGMTCPIDMDTVHPSHHLSFKYPFSSTSYAISIPEKEQPLKGEIESYLMELQGGVPSSSQDSQASSSSKLGLDPQIGSLDDGAGDLSLSKSSISISDPLNTPALDFSQLFNFIPLNGPPYNPLSVGSLGMSYSQEEAHSSVSQLPPQTQDLQDPANTIGLGSLHSLSAAFTSSLSTSTTLPRFHQAFQ